CAGCCAGTTCCCGCCGGCATTGTCGAAGACCTGCGCCGGGCGCAAAGCCCCGGCGGCCGCGCGCAGCTTGGTTGCTGCGTGATCGAGGGCCTGCGCCTGCATGAGCGGGCGCTGCGTGCCGGATGCGTGCTGCGCACAGTGGTGGCCACGCAGGCTTTTCTTGAAAGTGATGACCTGCGCGCCGACGCGTTGGTGGCCGCGCTCTTTGAAGCGGGCTGCAAGCCCTTTGTCGTGAGTCGCGAGACCCTGGCCGAGTTTACCGGCGGGCGCGGCGGCGGCGAAGTGGTCGGCCTGCTGGAAATCCCGAAGGCGTCCTCGCTCGAAGATCTCGCTGCAACCGGCGGCGTACTGCTGGCGGCCGTGGACGTCGAAGACCCCGGCAACGTGGGAGCGCTCTCGCGCACGGCCCTGGCCTCGGGGGCGGCGGGATTTCTCACCTGCGGGGTAAGCGATCCCTGGCACCCCAAGGCGCTGCGTACCTCGATGGGCTCGCTCTTCAAAATCCCCGTGCTGCAAGTTCCCTATGCCGACGAGCTGATCGCCGAGCTTTCCCACGCCGGCGTTCGCACGCTCGCTGCGGTGAGTGCGGAGGGCACACCGTTGCCGAAGGTGGCCCGGGGAGAGGGCGCTCTGTGCGTGCTCATGGGCTCGGAGGCCTTCGGGCTTGCCGACGGCATTGCCGGCGCCGCCAGCGAATGCGTGACCATCCCGATGAGTGCCGAGGCCGATTCCTACTCAGTCAACGCGGCAGCCGGGATTCTGCTGTATGAGCTGATCGGTCGGGGCTGAAATCAGACCTCGTGATCCCCGTCTTCTTCTGAATACATCACCTTGTAGAGATCCGTCCGGCGATCCAGCCAATTCCTGACAGTCCCCTGGCCGCGGTGGCGGCGGGACGCGGCCGTATCGACGTCGCCGATGACGACGGTCTCGATGTTGGGCGTGCACTCGGCAGCAATCCCGTCGCGGTTGAAGGAAATATCGCTGGGCGTGAAGATCGCCGACTGGGCGTAGTGGATGTCCACGTTGGCGACGTGGGGCAGGTTGCCCGTGCAGCCGGCGACGGCAACGTAGATCTCGTTCTCCACGCAACGGGCCTGGGCGCAGTAGCGAACGCGCAGGTAGCCCTCGCGCGTGTCGGTGTTGAAGGGCACGAAGATGATGTTCGCCCCCTTGCCGGTGGCGATGCGCGCGAGTTCGGGAAACTCGATGTCGTAGCAGATGAGAATCGAGATCGGGCCGCGGTCGGTGTCGAAGACCTCGACCTCGTCGCCCGGATGCACGCCCCACCAGCGTTTTTCCGACGGGGTGATGTGGATCTTGTATTGCTTGTCGATGCGCCCGTCGCGGTGGAAGAGATAGGCGATGTTGTAGAGCTTCTCGTTTTCCACGGTCAGGTGTGAGCCGCCGACGATGTTCACGGCGTACTTGATGGCCAGGTGGCTCATCAGGTCCAGATACTCGGGCGTGTATTTCGCCACCTCGCGCACGGCCTGGGCGGGGTCCTTGGTCTCGCAGATGGCCATGAGCTGGTTGGTGAAGAGCTCGGGGAAGAGCACGAAGTCGCTCTTGTAGTCGCTTCCCACGTCGACGAAGAACTCACACTGCTGGGCAAACTCTTCGAAGGTATCGATCCAGCGCATCTGGAACTGCACCGCGCAGATGCGCACCGGCGCTACCGTCTGTTGCATGCGGCTGGGGTCTTCGACCCAGTCGAGGTTCGTCCATTTCAAAAAGGTCGCGTAGCCGCAGGACTCCCAGTCGGTTGGCAGGTAGTCGGGAATCAGGCGCTGCAGAACAAAGCCGTTGCCGATCTGCGTGGTGAGCACCTGATCGTGGAGCGAGCGATCCATGACCTTCTCGACATACTCGCGGGCGCTCATCTCCTTGGCATGCTCGTGGTAGCCGGGAATGCGGCCGCCCACGATGATCTGCTTGGCATTGGCTTCGCGGGCGATGCGCTTGCGCTCGTTATAGAGGCGCCGCGCCAGCTTGAGACCGCGGAACTCGGGGTCGACCATGATCTCGATCCCGTAGAGGGTGTCGCCCTTGGGATTGTGATTGCGGATGAATCCGTTGTCGGAGACCTTGCGCCAGTCGTACCAGGGAAGGTTTTCTTCGTATTGGAGCAGCACACTGGCGCAGCAGGCGACGATCTTGCCGTCGTATTCGATTCCGATCTGCCCCTTGGGATAGTTGGCGACCCAGCTTCGAACGTGTTTCTCCGTCCAGGGCTCCTGGCCCGGATAGCACTTGCGTCCAAGCTCGACGACCTCGGGCGCATCGCTGTCTTGCAGCTCACGCACGATGATCTGCGATTCAAAATCCTTGATGTCCAAATCGGCCATGTCGGCAGCCTTTCGATCCCGGTGTGGGGTCGCCTCAATGAGGCGGAGACTAGCAGATCGCCGCCCGTGCGCTAGTGGATGCCCCGGAGGTGCATGCTAGGCTTGATACCGGGAACGGGGCCGCCGCACGGGCTGGGCCGGGCGGTGGGATGGGGAGAGATGGCAGCCAGCACTAAAATGCCACTTGGCGAGATGCTCGTGCGTGCGGGCGTCATCGATGAGCTCCAGCTAAAGAGCGCGCTGGCGCGCCAGCGTGACCACGGCGGCAAGCTGGGGCGTTCCATCCTGGCATTGGGCTTTACCAACCAGCGGATGCTGGGGCGCGCGCTGGCAAAGCAATTTGGCGTTCCCTTCATGGATCTCACGGTCGAGTCCTGCGACCTCATGCTTCTCCAGAAGTTCCCCGAACGCATGGCGGTCGAGAGTTGCGCGCTGCCCTTCAAGCGCGAGGGAAAGACCGCCTGCGTGGTCATTGCCGATCCCGGGCACCTCACGCACGTGGATGAGATCACCCGCGTGATGGGGCCGGGAACGAAATTCTTCGTTGCCCCCGAGCACCTGATCTTCGAGCTCATTGACCGCGCCTACCGGGCCTTCGAATACGGCGGCCTGGTGCTCGAGCCGCTCCCGGAAAACGCCAACGTCGCCCGATCGGTGAGCGCGATCTCCCTCGAGGAGAGCGATCAGAATGCGAGCTACTTCCCTGGCAAGTGGGTTGATGCAGGCGGGGCAGACGCCGAGCCGGCGGCGGCCCCGGCGGCAAGCGAGTTCGAGTCCCTGCGCGACGAAGTCACTTCCTTTGGCGAGGAGCACGCCATCGCACCGGCAATGGCGGCGGAGCTCGATGCTGCACCGGATCTGCAGGCCCGCCAGATTCTGCTCTTCGACACTGACGCACACTCGCGCCTCGAACTGCGCCTCGCCCTTCGCGGGGAGGGCTACGAAGTGCGCGACGTCAAAGCCATCGCCAGGATTCCCGAGAAGCTCAAGCTGATGATGCCCGATCTCATTGTGCTGGAAGTCGGGCCCTCCACCATGCAGGCGGCGCACCTTGTCCAGAAGCTCAAGACGAGCGTTCAATACTCGATGGTGCCGGTCATCCTGCTCTCGGAGTATTTTCGCGACTGGCGCGCCAGGGAGGACCTGTGCGATCTGACCGGCGCACAGGCCGTGCTCGCCAAGCCCGTGCGACCCGGCGAGTTCATCGCCGTCATGCGCAGGGTGTGGGGGGAGGAAGGGGACGAGGCCGCGCGCCGCAAGGCCCAGGACATGCTGGCCGAGGGGCGCGAGCACTACGAGCGCGGCGAAGTCGAAGATGCCCTGGAAAACTTCCGTGCTGCCGCTGAGCACGACCCTCAATCGAGCGAGCCGCACCAGACGCTGGCCATCGCGCTGGAAAACTCTGCCCGCCCGTTCGAGGCCATCGCCGCCTACGAGCGCGCCGCCAGGCTCGACCCGGGAAACTTCCTCATCTTCAAGAAACTCTCGCAGCTCTATGAG
This genomic interval from Chrysiogenia bacterium contains the following:
- a CDS encoding RNA methyltransferase; translation: QPVPAGIVEDLRRAQSPGGRAQLGCCVIEGLRLHERALRAGCVLRTVVATQAFLESDDLRADALVAALFEAGCKPFVVSRETLAEFTGGRGGGEVVGLLEIPKASSLEDLAATGGVLLAAVDVEDPGNVGALSRTALASGAAGFLTCGVSDPWHPKALRTSMGSLFKIPVLQVPYADELIAELSHAGVRTLAAVSAEGTPLPKVARGEGALCVLMGSEAFGLADGIAGAASECVTIPMSAEADSYSVNAAAGILLYELIGRG
- a CDS encoding GNAT family N-acetyltransferase, producing MADLDIKDFESQIIVRELQDSDAPEVVELGRKCYPGQEPWTEKHVRSWVANYPKGQIGIEYDGKIVACCASVLLQYEENLPWYDWRKVSDNGFIRNHNPKGDTLYGIEIMVDPEFRGLKLARRLYNERKRIAREANAKQIIVGGRIPGYHEHAKEMSAREYVEKVMDRSLHDQVLTTQIGNGFVLQRLIPDYLPTDWESCGYATFLKWTNLDWVEDPSRMQQTVAPVRICAVQFQMRWIDTFEEFAQQCEFFVDVGSDYKSDFVLFPELFTNQLMAICETKDPAQAVREVAKYTPEYLDLMSHLAIKYAVNIVGGSHLTVENEKLYNIAYLFHRDGRIDKQYKIHITPSEKRWWGVHPGDEVEVFDTDRGPISILICYDIEFPELARIATGKGANIIFVPFNTDTREGYLRVRYCAQARCVENEIYVAVAGCTGNLPHVANVDIHYAQSAIFTPSDISFNRDGIAAECTPNIETVVIGDVDTAASRRHRGQGTVRNWLDRRTDLYKVMYSEEDGDHEV